In Anaerolineales bacterium, the sequence GGGCAAACCCAGCCTGACCTGGGAACAGTCCGTGGACGAGGCTTTGTGCTACGGCTGGATTGACGGCGTGCGCAAAAGTCTGGGCGCAGAGAGCTACACCATCCGCTTTACGCCGCGTAAGGCCGGCAGCATTTGGAGCAACAAAAACATTGCCAGCGCCGAGCGCTTAATCAGCACGGGGCGCATGCAGCCTCCCGGGCTGGCTGCCTACCAGGCGCGCCGCGCGGAGCGCTCTGGGATCTATTCGTTTGAGCAGGTGGAAACGGGCTGGGGGACCAAGCTGGAAGCGGAGTTCCAAGCGCACCCGACAGCCTGGGAATTCTTCAACCAGCAGCCCGCAGGCTACCAAAGAACCATGCAGCACTGGGTCACCAGCGCCAAGCGCGAAGAAACCCAACTGAAACGCCTGGCACGGTTAATAGAGCTTTCCGTCGAGGGCCGGCGCGTGGATTTCATGAAACCGTTTGGAGGGGCATGATGAGCGAACAAGATTGGAGCCGGCTGAGCCGGCCGCGCTATGCGATGCCCGAAGACCTGGCCAAGGCTTTGAAGAGCCACCAGCTCAGCCAAGCCTACCAGGCACGGCCGCCCTATCAGCAGAACGACTACATCGGCTGGCTGAACCGCGCCAAGCGACCAGAAACCCGCCAGAAGCGGTTGGACCAGATCGTGGATGAGTTGCGCCGCGGCGATGTATACATGAACATGAAATGGCAGGCCAAATAGAAAAAGGCCCCGGCGTGTCCGGGGCCTTTTAGCGTTTGGTGCGGGCTAAACCGGTTGTGGCAACATCCCGGTCAACACCATGTCCAGCGCCATGGTGTGGCTGCATTCGTTGCGGCCCACGAAGAATTCACAGTCACAGTGCCAGGAGCCGTCACGATACTCGACGCGATGCGGGTTGTTCACGCCGCTGAAGTGCACCACCATCGACTCAACGGTCATGCGGGAGCGTTCTTCGGCATAGGTTTTGGCTTTTTCAAACTTACGCAGCAGTCCTGTGTCCATAGCATTCTCCTTGACTAGTGGGAAACAAAAAAGCACGCGCGGATTGCGCGTGCCTTTGGGCAACGAAGTAAAAGATTAACTTGAAAGCCGTTAATCGCATCTTAGGCTTTCTCCTTACTGGTAGTCTACTGCCAAGTAGCCCTGCGAGTCAACTACGTTTGCTATACGACCGGGATGTGTTCCAGGCTGTCCTGGCGCGGCTTGCCGCGCCCGGTGACCAGCGCTTCCCCGCGATAAAACTCCACGCGGCGCAGGGGC encodes:
- a CDS encoding YdeI/OmpD-associated family protein; its protein translation is MDPIFFASPAEFGDWLWANHAKAREVLVGYYKVGTGKPSLTWEQSVDEALCYGWIDGVRKSLGAESYTIRFTPRKAGSIWSNKNIASAERLISTGRMQPPGLAAYQARRAERSGIYSFEQVETGWGTKLEAEFQAHPTAWEFFNQQPAGYQRTMQHWVTSAKREETQLKRLARLIELSVEGRRVDFMKPFGGA
- a CDS encoding YdeI/OmpD-associated family protein, which translates into the protein MMSEQDWSRLSRPRYAMPEDLAKALKSHQLSQAYQARPPYQQNDYIGWLNRAKRPETRQKRLDQIVDELRRGDVYMNMKWQAK